TAAAGTGTTTGCCAGAGACATTGTCGAGGCCCACTATAGAGCCTGTCTTTACGCCGGTATCAACCTCAGTGGTATCAACGCCGAAGTGATGCCCTCTCAGTGGGAATTCCAAGTTGGTCCTTGTGAAGGAATTGACATGGGAGATCAATTATGGATGGCCAGATACTTGTTGTCCAAGGTTGCCGAAGAATTTGGTGCCAAGATCTCCTTACACCCAAAGCCTTTGAAGGGAGACTGGAACGGTGCTGGATGTCACACCAATGTTTCTACCGAAAACATGAGAAAGGAAGGTGGAATGAAGtacattgaagaagctcttgaaaaattggcTAAAAGACACAAGGAACACTTGTTGCTTTATGGAACTGACAACGAGTTGAGATTGACTGGTAGACATGAAACTGCTTCCATGGAAGCTTTCTCTTCTGGTGTTGCTAACAGAGGTGCGTCTGTCAGAATCCCAAGATCTGTTGCCAAAGAAGGTTACggatactttgaagacaGAAGACCTGCTTCTAACATTGACCCTTACTTGGTGACTGGTATCATGATTGAAACCATCTGTGGTTCAATTCCAGATGCTGACATGTCTAAGGAATTTGCTAGAGAAGCCTCTGATTAAGTTATTTAAGATGAGTAGGTAGAGTAATTTACTACTGGAGAGTTTATAATTTGTTGACTCTTATCTGTAAGTTAATGAGACCCAAACAAACTGCCTAATCGGGAGGGTAGTTTTGGTGATTTAAGTCTCCCTTATCGTGACTGGTATTGCACAAGTATTAGTTCCATAGAGTGTAATACTAATCCCATAGAGTGTCATATACTGCTTGCTAACCTGTCCTAATGACTCAATAACTTAAATCCATTCCTCTCGTCCATTACGGGGTTCAATGTCCATCCTGTTGTATTTGTGTAGTTTTCCTGCAAATTATTGTCCTGAAATAGTACCCAACTTCCATCTATCCATGAAATGTCGTAGTATCTACCCCCTGCATTAAGGGGATGTCGCGATCGAATTCCACGTTAAGACACTCCTTGGCCCTCGATACTGCAGACATTGCCGGTCTAGTATAGTGGTTAGTATATTTCTTTGTGGCAGAAACGACCCAGGTTCGATTCCTGGGGCCGGcagtttttttttcatcCTTCGTATTTTCAGCTTCCCCCCATATTCTAACAATTACTGCCCACGTATACCACTAACATCTTCCCAGCCTCTTTCACCTTTGCCAGCCTTCTCagttttttgcaactggtGAAGTTTTGTCGTGCCCCCATACCAATTTTTCTCGTTCATTTCCGAGCGTTCTGCTCCCTGAAATACCaaccttcaccaacaatatGACCATTGAAGTATGTACCATTCCCACCCACtccaaccaccaccagccGCATACTAACCTACCAGTCCTCGTTCGCCATCGACAGCCAGTTCTTGGCCGACCAGAAGAAAGTCATCCGGGAAAGAATAATTCCCTGGGAAGGCTTATCGAGAGCCAACATCAttagtgaagatgaagcaAACTACATtaagatcttggaaaaaCAATCGACggaaaacaaaaactccacCATCGCCAACCAGGTCAAGTTGTACGCCAgcaccttgttgaacttgttgaacaagttggacaatAACCCCAGAGACGATGTGTTGAAAAGTCTTTTATGTTTAGTCAACGACTTGTTAATTGACTTACCGGAGTTTGGcgatgagttgatcaagttgaccGACGTCGATGCTGCCTTGCCATTTGAGCCATTtgtcaagtacttgggcCATACCGACCTGGTCATCAAGACGTTGTCGTTGTACAACTTGACGGTGTTATTAGTGAAGGCTTCAGCCACCAAGGCCATTGACGACGAAATCGTCTCCAAGGCATTCAGGGAGCACACGGTGTTGATTCACGGTAATGATGTGAACTACAAGTTCATCACCATTCAGTTGTTGCAGTATTTGCTCATCATAAAGCCGTTTAAGTTGGTGTATTTGAAGACCGACTTCGCCAAGAACTTTAAGAGCTTGGCCTCCATCATTGACTACTCGGTTGCCAATGAAAACCTCATAAACTCGTCCAACTTGCAGCTTATCTAcaacaccttgttgaacatctGGATATTGTCGTTCAATCCCAAGATCAATAAGTTGATTTACCAGCAGAATCCCCAACTaattggtgatttgttGACGTTATCCAAAGACTCCATCAAAATAAAGATCATTCGGATCTCTGTGTCCATCTTAAAGAACTTTGTGTCGATTGTCGACCTGTCAAGTGACAAATTTAAGATCATTAAGGTGATTTTGCACAACGATGGGTTGAGCttgatcaccaacttgaagagtaGAAAAATCAGCTCCAACGGGTCCGACGAAGAATTGACCGGCGACTTGAACTACTTGTTCGATGAGTTGAACGATATcgtcaagaacaagttgacaTCGTTTGACGAATACTTGACAGAGTTGGAAACCCCCAATTTACTCAGCTGGTCTTCTCCCACCCACAAGTCTTCCGAATTTTGGTTGGAAAATAGCAACCAGTTCAAGgaaaacaacttcaagttagTTAAGAAAATCTTCGAGGTGTTAGGCACGAACCTGGATAACACCAACTTGCaaaaggtgattttgttgagtGATTTACAGTACTTGATCGGTAACTTGGGCCAGGATTTGGTCgacttcatcaatggcAACAAGGATtacaagttgttgatcatgaacttgttggacacCAACAACGACAATGAGTTAAAGTACCAGTCGCTTAAGACCATCCAGTTATTGGTGGGTCACACCTACTAAtccattttcttcagtTCTCTTCATCGATAAATACACAGACTTTTTGCAGCTTCATAAAAACCGCGACTGGCAGTGGAAAAAAAGATCAATAATGCAGTACAGTGATAATAGATCACTTACTTTTGATATCAACTATCCTCTCAATAAGAAGATTGGACGGTACTGGACCCACGATGTGCCGAGCCCCCAACAATTGGCTGACTGTGGGTTCTATTTCACTCCTACCAAAAAATATGGCGACCAAATCACCTGTTTTAGTTGCAGGAGAAAAGAGACAAACGTCAATGGAATCTCCAATATAGTCGACCACCACCTTGCTCAGTCTCCCGATTGTCCATTGTCATTAATTTATTCCCACAAGATCAACTACATGTCGTGTGAAGAATCCTCCAAACGACTGTTTTGGCAGCACCAAGACCCATTGTTCAGAGATCTAATCTCGCAAAAAGCGATTCAGTTGAGAAAGAAGACATTTGGCCGGTTCTGGAAGTTTGACAAGGGACGAACGCGTAATACGAAGCTCTCCAGTCAGTCTTTGGCCGAATCCGGATTTTACTACTGTCCTCCAAATGAAGATATCGACGACAAGGTGGAATGTGTGTATTGTAAGGTGACTTTGGAGTCGTGGGAAGCGGGTGACGATCCCCAGCTCGAGCACCAGAAGAACGCAAGGGAGTATTGCTACTTTCTTGAGAAGTCTGGAGGTACTTATAACCAGTCGATTTCCAGTAACAGCATAAACTTAGATATACTAagtgatgacgaagaacAGCAGTTTCTGAGTGTGGACGAGAACGAGCTCTTTTTGGCAAAATTACCAGAGGAAGTCGAGTCTCAaacatctttgaagaacaagaacctcattaagaagaaggtgataCAAGATCACAATCCCATATTGCATATTCATCGAATGAAAGAGGCAGTAGAAAGGGAAAAGTCTTCCAGTGAACCTGATCCTGAACCTGAATCTCCACCGGTGGAACAGGAGTATGAATTGATGCTGGACATCGAAAACAAAATGATATCTGAGTCTACTGATGCCTTTTCGGAGAATTACGAGCCTACCGATTCTTCTATCTCCGAAACACAACCTACTCAGACTGAGACCCAGACCCAAACTCAAACTGAGACACAGCTTTCAACCTCCTCATCTGACTCTGATTCTCTGACTCGAAAGACTAGATCCACAGGGAATAACCAACACCTTGAGCTCGAGCTCGATTCCCGATCAGCGTCTTCCAAGACTGAACTTGAGTCTATTGTAGATTCTGAAATGGACTACTCAGAAACAGAACAAGCTGGTCGTCGTCAGTCGAAACGGTTTCTGGAGATTCTTGAGGAGAGGAGGCGTATTGAAAAGGtttttgaaggtgaaggtATGAGTGATTCAGTTAGTGATGGTGGTTATGATACAGCCAATGGTAAGTCTGAGATCTCTGAAATATCTGATATCTCTGAGGAGGACACAAAACCTCTTCCAAAGACTAGAAAAATCGCTGTTAATGCTACCAAATCTCCACCagaaaaagtcaaaccTTCCAGAACATATCAGAAACCTCCCCAgagagaagagaagaacGCTCCCAAGAAAGCagagaaaaagaagaaagcaccaagaaaaagaaccGCCTCTCAAATGGCCAAGAACGTAGAACCCAAGGAGGAAGGTTCATTAAGAAGATCCAAGCGTATTAGGCAAGCGTCAGGTGAAACTCCTACTTTTATCCCCCTGCTCCCAACAGGCTTtgcaagaagaacaaagaagTCTGGAATTTCTCAAGAGGTCTCTCAAGAAGTCTTTCAGGAACCTGATGACGATTCCGAAGTTTCGGAACCCCAATCTCCCTCGgaagatgagtttgaaatctCTGACTCCTATTCTGAAGTCCCAGCTCCAAAAGCGCCTCCAAAGCCaaaacaaatcaaaaagaagaCTTTACCTAAACAGGAAGAACTCCAGTTTAAACCTCCAAAGCAAGGTAAAATCAAGCTTGGCATTAAAAAAGACCCTATTCCTGTAATGGATCTTTCTAACCAAGATATCGGTGATTACGGTGATAACAATTTGCAGTTCATAGAGGACAATGTCAAGGCTGCCAAACCAAGTCCTACCAAAGACTACAGTAAACCCAAGTCGAAGGTCTTTAAGATCGATACCACGGACGAATCTGATAATAGGCATACCACCCACGAGGAGCATACGAAGACCAGGAACTCTATCTTGGAAAACGACGAATCCGAAGACGAAAATACAAACTCAATGGAGAACGAACAACCTGAGCATGAGAACGAGCATTCGATCTTGGAAATGGAAGCACCCGAGAATGAGCGTAGGAATTTGGTATTAGAGGACGGCCAgtctgatgatgatatggCTGAACAATCGTTTATCTACGAGGATCAAcagcaagaagaacaagaacaacaagaagagcAAGCAAATCCtgaacacaaacaacaaccTGCTGAAACGTCACCTGTTAAAAGGGCGTTACCTTCAGATGTTTCCGCTTCCACTGACGTAGATATCAaagtttcaaaaccaatgCCCAAGTCATCACCCTACAACTCGTCAGTAGCTAACTACGTCGACGAAATCAAAACCATTGCCCAGTTGAACCAACAGCTTGAACAGTCGATGCAAGAATTGTCCGGAGACTCAAGTGATGAGGAATTTGCACCCGAAGCTCATGGAACTTTCACGTCTCCTGCCAAGTTTGCAGGTCTAGAACCACCTAATCCACCTTCCACTGGATCTTCAAAACTTGATCCACATTCCACTAGCTCCAAAAATGGACtgttcaaacaaaaagacGCGGCTTCAACCGAAGACACGGCGGTTTCTACTGAAGCCGACATTCGAAACATGGTGGAAGACATGTCTATCCAGAAACCAGCAGGTTTGGACCAAATCAGCCAGAAACTACAGAATATGGAAGAGGCATTCAAATACCTTGAAAACATCGCCAACGCTCCATACTCGCTTATGAACGATTTAGGCGGCGAACTAACCCAGTTTATTGCAGCTTTGcctccagaagaagaggatatGACCATCAAACAATGGCTTGAGCACTCGGCCAGAAACTGCCAAAAGATCGTCCGCGAGGCTTGCGATGAAATGATTGAAAACTACAGAGCCGAACGGGATAAGGCGTTGAAAGTCTTGGAAGGTCTTCCCACGAGTGACTAGTATCCTCCCATACTCCCAGCTGGTGACCCACGACGTAACGTATAATGTAATATAAATATAGTAATGAAAACCTCCATGGTGGAGATCTTGTATGCCAGAAATTGAGAATCAAAACTAATGCGCTAAAAAGATCACAGCTTTCCAACCTCACATCTTATCAGCATTTGCTTCCAACCAATTGTTTGAACGCTTGACAAACTGCAAGTGATCATTTGGTACAAAGCACAATCAAAGCTTTTAGGGTCCGTAACTGATAAGGCTATTTCCATAACGTTGCTTTCTTGAGTCCAAAACACCCGCCCGATCACCTCAACCACTaataccatcaacaatCCAAATTCCACTCGCCAACCGATAATGTCTTTCTGGCCATTCACAAACTCGttcaacagcaacagccAGCTCCAGAAGTTCCTTGATGGCATTCAGGACTACGCCTCCGTGTCCATTGGTGACTTAATTGACGATCCAGGTTTACTGCAAGAACTCGTCAGCGAGTTGCACAACATCAAGGGCCAGTACAACAATACAAATAGGTTTGCGTTCTCACAGCTGCTCCAGCATGCCCAAGTGGGCCAGTCGCTGGGGTCGGGGCTGaacaccacaaactccagCAACTCTCCTGGTCTTTTGGCCAGTGATACAGACAGTAATTCCATTACGTCGTCTAGTGACATCGTGGGAAAtaacagcagcagcaagGACGCTCGGGGTGTCAAGTTGATCGAGGTGTTGATCCAGCCGCACATTCTCAGTGGGTTTCTTGATTACATTTTCAAGAGTGTGGACTTTTTCCACCAGTTGTCTGAAAAGGAAAATCAGGACCTCGAGAGGATGTTGACGGACGTCCACCACAGCAGGTCCATCCAGGATGATGGTGAGGACAAAGATCCTGAAAGTAgtgaaaatgaagaaagtgaaagCGAAGAAGGTGCTAGGAACGATGAAACAGGAGACTCGACGAACCAGGACGAGGAAGATGAGGGTGAAGACCATGAGTCCCACCAAGATAAAATGCGCCGGTGCGTGCAGGTGGCTGCCGATGTGCTCTCAATCGACTTGTGGGTGATCTCGAATAGAATTATAGAAACTCCGgttatcatcaacaagctATGGCTGATTGTATATTTggacaacttggtggaaaGCTCACCCAGCGTGAACCATATTGTTCGGATTTTGGACCAGTTGATGAACACCAACGCCATTGAGCTTTTGAACTATATCAGAAACAGAGACGATTTGGTTGATATGTTTTTGAGCAAATTAGAAGTTCCTATGTTGATGGACTTCTTTTTACGTGTGATCCAGTCAGACAAACCCGACTCTCCCACTGGCATCATAGATACCTTGTATGCCCAAGATTTGGTtcccaagttgattgaaatcttgaaaccGCATTCCTCTCAATTCGAtaaaaccaccaccaccattcCAAATCACGAATTGATTTTCAAGCAAACGGCTGCTACAGACTTCATCAAAGCCCTCATTActatttcttccaacactGCTTTAGCCGTAGCAGTTGATGCCAA
The sequence above is drawn from the Yamadazyma tenuis chromosome 3, complete sequence genome and encodes:
- the GLN1 gene encoding glutamate--ammonia ligase (COG:E; BUSCO:EOG09262MXH; EggNog:ENOG503NVDA), which produces MVAITQQTAILAKYLDLDQRGSVLAEYVWIDSEGNTRSKCKTLSKKPSSVDDLPEWNFDGSSTGQAPGHDSDVYLRPVAFYPDPFRRGENIIVLSECWNNDGTPNKFNHRHECAKLMKAHEDEKVWFGLEQEYTLFDEFDQPYAWPKGGFPAPQGPYYCGVGTGKVFARDIVEAHYRACLYAGINLSGINAEVMPSQWEFQVGPCEGIDMGDQLWMARYLLSKVAEEFGAKISLHPKPLKGDWNGAGCHTNVSTENMRKEGGMKYIEEALEKLAKRHKEHLLLYGTDNELRLTGRHETASMEAFSSGVANRGASVRIPRSVAKEGYGYFEDRRPASNIDPYLVTGIMIETICGSIPDADMSKEFAREASD
- the VMA13 gene encoding H(+)-transporting V1 sector ATPase subunit H (COG:C; EggNog:ENOG503NY79; BUSCO:EOG09263E9V); the protein is MTIESSFAIDSQFLADQKKVIRERIIPWEGLSRANIISEDEANYIKILEKQSTENKNSTIANQVKLYASTLLNLLNKLDNNPRDDVLKSLLCLVNDLLIDLPEFGDELIKLTDVDAALPFEPFVKYLGHTDSVIKTLSLYNLTVLLVKASATKAIDDEIVSKAFREHTVLIHGNDVNYKFITIQLLQYLLIIKPFKLVYLKTDFAKNFKSLASIIDYSVANENLINSSNLQLIYNTLLNIWILSFNPKINKLIYQQNPQLIGDLLTLSKDSIKIKIIRISVSILKNFVSIVDSSSDKFKIIKVILHNDGLSLITNLKSRKISSNGSDEELTGDLNYLFDELNDIVKNKLTSFDEYLTELETPNLLSWSSPTHKSSEFWLENSNQFKENNFKLVKKIFEVLGTNSDNTNLQKVILLSDLQYLIGNLGQDLVDFINGNKDYKLLIMNLLDTNNDNELKYQSLKTIQLLVGHTY
- a CDS encoding uncharacterized protein (MEROPS:MER0038490), whose protein sequence is MQYSDNRSLTFDINYPLNKKIGRYWTHDVPSPQQLADCGFYFTPTKKYGDQITCFSCRRKETNVNGISNIVDHHLAQSPDCPLSLIYSHKINYMSCEESSKRSFWQHQDPLFRDLISQKAIQLRKKTFGRFWKFDKGRTRNTKLSSQSLAESGFYYCPPNEDIDDKVECVYCKVTLESWEAGDDPQLEHQKNAREYCYFLEKSGGTYNQSISSNSINLDILSDDEEQQFSSVDENELFLAKLPEEVESQTSLKNKNLIKKKVIQDHNPILHIHRMKEAVEREKSSSEPDPEPESPPVEQEYELMSDIENKMISESTDAFSENYEPTDSSISETQPTQTETQTQTQTETQLSTSSSDSDSSTRKTRSTGNNQHLELELDSRSASSKTELESIVDSEMDYSETEQAGRRQSKRFSEILEERRRIEKVFEGEGMSDSVSDGGYDTANGKSEISEISDISEEDTKPLPKTRKIAVNATKSPPEKVKPSRTYQKPPQREEKNAPKKAEKKKKAPRKRTASQMAKNVEPKEEGSLRRSKRIRQASGETPTFIPSLPTGFARRTKKSGISQEVSQEVFQEPDDDSEVSEPQSPSEDEFEISDSYSEVPAPKAPPKPKQIKKKTLPKQEELQFKPPKQGKIKLGIKKDPIPVMDLSNQDIGDYGDNNLQFIEDNVKAAKPSPTKDYSKPKSKVFKIDTTDESDNRHTTHEEHTKTRNSILENDESEDENTNSMENEQPEHENEHSILEMEAPENERRNLVLEDGQSDDDMAEQSFIYEDQQQEEQEQQEEQANPEHKQQPAETSPVKRALPSDVSASTDVDIKVSKPMPKSSPYNSSVANYVDEIKTIAQLNQQLEQSMQELSGDSSDEEFAPEAHGTFTSPAKFAGLEPPNPPSTGSSKLDPHSTSSKNGSFKQKDAASTEDTAVSTEADIRNMVEDMSIQKPAGLDQISQKLQNMEEAFKYLENIANAPYSLMNDLGGELTQFIAALPPEEEDMTIKQWLEHSARNCQKIVREACDEMIENYRAERDKALKVLEGLPTSD